The sequence below is a genomic window from Falsibacillus pallidus.
AAGACCATGTCTGCCCCTCTTAAAGCTTCTTCAATCTGCTCTTTGCTTTCTTCAGCAGCTTTCTTTCCTACTTCCGGATTAGCACCTGCACCCAATCCTCTAGTAAGCTTTGCCCCAATTTGCATCTTGATTTCAGCTTTTGAAAGGTTCAATGCCTGAGCATCTGTATTGACTGAAATAAATTCCACCCCTTGAACCCCATGTTCTATCATTCGGTTAACGGCATTGTTTCCACCGCCGCCGACTCCAATTACTTTAATCGTTGCTAATTGATCTAAATTAGTATCAAACTCCAACATGACTAATCCTCCTAATCCGTCGATTTCCGCTTCGATGTCCTACTCGAAAAAGTAACCAAAGAACTTCTTCATTTTATTTGAGATTTTTTCCTCTGGCTGCTTTTCTGCCTTTGGCTTTGCTTGTGTCGTTTTCACTTGACGTTTTTCAACACTTTCAGAAGGAACAGGAGAAGCACTGACGTTTCTTCCTTGTAATCTAGCAGTTTTATGAGCGTATTTGATAAGCCCTACTGCTGTAGTGTACTGAGATTCGCGTACTCCGATATAATCCGGAATTGCCACTCTTACTCGGTTTTGGAAGACTAGTTGGGCTAGATCCAATACTCCTGTAAGATTGGCCATACCGCCAGTCAATACATAGCCGCCCGGCAAATCTCTGATTCCCAATCTTTTGAGTTCATGCTGGACTAAATCAAATATTTCCTCCAGTCTTGCCTCAATGATATCAGAAATCTCAAGCTGGTTAAATTGCTGGTGCTGATCGCTTCCGATGATTGGAACACTGAACACTTCATCTTCTGATGCATGATCATAATATGCATGTCCATATTTCACTTTGATTCTCTCTGCATCTTCTGTCGACGTTCTCAATCCAATGGACAAATCTTTTGTGATATGTTCGCCGCCCACAGGAAGTACAGAGGTTACTTTCAAGTGTCCCTGCTCAAAAACAGCCAATGTCGTGGATCCGCCGCCTATATCGATAAGTGCGGCACCTAAATTTTGCTCATCTTTCGATAATGCAATAGATCCTGCTGCAAGGGGCTGTAGGACAATATCCGTAATATCTAGGCCAGCCCGTTCTACACAGCGAAGTGTATTATGTAATATTGTTTTAGAGCCGGTAATGATCGTTCCTTCCATTTCAAGCCTTACACCGATCATTCCCCTTGGGTCATTTATTTCGTCCAATCCATCTACAATGAACTGTTTTGGAATGACATTGATAATCTCACGTTCAGGCGGGATGGAAATAACCTGAGCTGCATCCATT
It includes:
- the ftsA gene encoding cell division protein FtsA translates to MNSNEIYVSLDIGTSTVKVIIGEMVNDALNIIGVGNVHSEGIRKGSIVDIDETVHSIKKAVEQAERMIGMNIDKVIVGVAGNHVALQPCHGVVAVSSDNREITDDDVARVMDAAQVISIPPEREIINVIPKQFIVDGLDEINDPRGMIGVRLEMEGTIITGSKTILHNTLRCVERAGLDITDIVLQPLAAGSIALSKDEQNLGAALIDIGGGSTTLAVFEQGHLKVTSVLPVGGEHITKDLSIGLRTSTEDAERIKVKYGHAYYDHASEDEVFSVPIIGSDQHQQFNQLEISDIIEARLEEIFDLVQHELKRLGIRDLPGGYVLTGGMANLTGVLDLAQLVFQNRVRVAIPDYIGVRESQYTTAVGLIKYAHKTARLQGRNVSASPVPSESVEKRQVKTTQAKPKAEKQPEEKISNKMKKFFGYFFE